A part of Haliotis asinina isolate JCU_RB_2024 chromosome 10, JCU_Hal_asi_v2, whole genome shotgun sequence genomic DNA contains:
- the LOC137298315 gene encoding uncharacterized protein, producing MANSMWRMFQLQLVLCLKLIVHGMSLQNQKLCTEAFRQDKADLDPYRFQGYWFATHFFWSGLQWVHVFDVQSMYIYKPGTPSTWTVAVGVHRNEDQCIRRLFNISVPSTGSNVFRDAGYYHHVIDTDYINYAVVLFCYNVRKGGRCDFSNIQTVILSRTPDGLEDQDVWTAVREKVRLCTDPWRLKVIQQRKRCVCSLEDFEDGTGPVCD from the exons ATGGCCAATTCAATGTGGAGAATGTTTCAGCTGCAACTGGTTCTGTGTTTGAAGCTAATTGTTCACGGCATGAGTCTCCAGAATCAAAAACTTTGCACGGAGGCCTTTCGTCAAGACAAAGCAGACCTCGATCCGTACCGTTTCCAAGGTTACTGGTTCGCCACGCACTTTTTCTGGAGTGGTCTGCAGTGGGTGCATGTGTTTGACGTGCAGTCCATGTATATCTACAAACCCGGGACACCCAGCACGTGGACGGTAGCAGTAG GAGTTCACAGAAACGAAGATCAGTGCATCCGCCGACTCTTCAACATCAGCGTCCCTTCAACCGGAAGTAACGTGTTCCGCGATGCTGGCTACTACCATCACGTGATCGACACCGACTACATCAACTATGCCGTTGTGTTGTTCTGCTACAACGTCAGGAAAGGTGGAAGGTGCGACTTCTCCAACATCCAAACGGTGATACTGAGTCGGACACCAGACGGTCTGGAGGACCAGGACGTGTGGACGGCGGTCAGGGAAAAGGTCCGACTGTGTACGGACCCCTGGAGGCTAAAAGTCATCCAACAACGCAAGAGGTGTGTGTGTTCTCTAGAAGACTTTGAAGATGGCACAGGTCCGGTGTGCGACTGA